The Victivallis sp. Marseille-Q1083 DNA window GCGCGCCCGCCAGCTCATCACCGCCGAATACATGACACCGCTGACGACCGGCGGGCTGGCCCGCCGGCTCGGCTGCAACGCCGATTACCTCGGCAGAATCTATCACTTCTGTTTTCATGAAAGCATCGCCCAGACGATCATGTCGCTGCGGCTGCAGCGGGCCGCCGAGCTGCTGACCGACAATAAACTGGCGATCAAAGAGATCGGCACCCAGCTCGGTTTCAACGATCCAAGCTACTTCCGGCGCTGTTTCCGCCGCCGCTTTTCGATGACGCCCGGCCAGATGCGGGCCTTGCGCTGCCATGATCACTTGAACATCGAATGACCGATACGATAACGGCCGCCCGGCGCGATATCCGCCGGACGGCCGCAGCAGTTCCATTGCGGTTTACTCCCCCGTCACCTGCAGCACCAGCAACTGTTCCGGCTGCAAAGTCACTTCCAGCCGACGGCCGTCGCTGGCCCGCACCGTGCCGGAGAACAACTCCCGCAACGCGCCGTCCGCCGCCAGCGGCAAACGGTCGTCGAAAGTCAGCACCGCCTGCTGTTCCCGGTCGGTCGAAGAATTGAACACCGTCAAATACTGCTCGTTTCCTTCGCCGAACCGTTCCAGCCAGACCTCCGGATTATCCGATCGCGCCAGCGTCACCGGCGTCCAGCCGACCTGATTGATCCGTTTGAGCACCGGAATGAACTCGGCGTAAAGCGCCCGGTGCGCCTGGACCCGGTTCGGGTTCGGCCAGTACCACATGCCGGTCGGCGCCGCCGCCTGCATACTCGGATAGATGCCGTAAAAGCCGAGACGGCTGAAATAACGCCGCATATGCGCAACATCCAGATCGGCATACTGCAGCATGTTGTACGGTTTGGCCCGGCTGATGAAGCGGCGGAACAGCAACCCGTCGTCTTCGGCCGGCGTCCACCGGTCGCCGCTCATCCAGTTCTGTTCGTCGCCGAACACGTCGATATACGGCGCGCCGAACGGGATCGTCCCGGCGCAATTGGCGAATACCAGCCGGTCGCGGTTATGGAGATAATCGGCGATGCTTTTGGTAAAGGCGACATGGGCATATTGCTGCTGCAGCGCCACGTTCCGGGCGCTGTCGAAGGTCGGCGGATTCGGCGACACCCGCCAATGGTCGCGGCGGTAATTCAAATTATTGGCATAGCACTCCATCGTGTCGAGATAAGCGCCGGTGGTCTTGCCGACATGCAGCCGGACCGTTTCGAAATCGCCGTTGCGAATCAACTCCCGGCCGTCGGAACCGGCAACCAGGCTGACCCGGTCCAGCCAGACGGTCGCCGGCGTCGGCTCCTTCATGCCGCGGCAGAGCGAAACCGTCAACGTCACCGGCGTCCGCTCAAATTCCAGAGTCTTTTCGAATTCCTGCCAATCCTCCGGCAACGTTTCGAGGTTTACCGGCAGGGTTTCCGAGCTGTCGTCGGCGTAATAGGCGGTCACGTTGACCGAGAAACGGGCGCCGGAGGATTCAGTATCCCTGCCGCGGGCGGCGAATTTCAAATGAAAGCTCCGTTCGCCGGCCGGCGGCACGATGCCGGTCTGGTGCAGAATCTGTTTGGTGAATTCAAAACAGTTGGCGTTGATGACCGGATCGATGCGGATCGACCGCTCTCCGGAAAATGGATTTTCCTTTTCCATTTCGAAAACCGGCCGCAGCGAAGTGCGTTCCGGCGCCCAGCCGTCCAACACGAACTGTTTGACCCGGCGCAACGCTTCCTGTTCGATGAACCAGTCGAGCCGGCCGGTCGAGAAGAAGGCGCCATCCTCCGGCGCAATATCAATATTCGGATCGACGATCATCATATTTTCGTGCCGGCCGGGCTGGCGGAAAAAATAACCTTGCGGCATCCCCCAGTTGTCGGTGATATAATTGGCCGGATAGCCCTGATGCCGGTAACGTTCCTGATCCGGCACATCGCGCCGGTTTTCGGCGGCAACCTCCCGGGCGGTTTTGATGGCGCCGGCCGGGTCGGACGGTCCCCACGGCTCCCGGTGCCGCTCGTAGAAATACTGATTGTCATGGTGATGGATCCACGGTTCGATGTAATAAAAACTGTTGTAGCCGCGTTCCTCGTTGTAGGCGAAATCGCCGATACTCTCGATCTGGCCGTAATTCAACCCCTCATCGCCGCCGGGAGCGATGCGCGGCGACAGAAACGCCAGCCAGACCCCTTCGCGGGTCGCCCGTTTCTTCAGAAACGCCCAATCGTAAATCTGCTGATAATTTTCCGCCGCGCCGCGCATGCCGTCCACCGGCTGGAATCCGAACAGGCAGGCATGAAAAGAGTTGCGATTTCTCCACTGCCCGCCGGCATCCGGAGAAAAACCGAGATCGTAGCGCAACCAGAAAACTTTGCCGGCGGCATCGTAGCCCATATAAAACACCCGCGGCGCATCGATGTCGGTGCCGAGCGCCAACCCCTCGCCGGCGGCGGTCGTCAACGCCGTCAGCGGATACAACGCTTCGTAACCGTCGCGGCCGCCGCCATACCAGCGGTCGGCGTTACGGTACCATTGATTGGCTTCGATCGGCCCGGAACGGCGCAGCGACTGATAAAATTCCCCGCCGACGGCATCGACCGGAATGGCGATATAACAGCTCAACGCCCGGTCGTCATGCCGGGTATTTTCCAGAAAACCGCCGATTTCGATATGATCGCAGCCCGGCTGCAGGTAGATCAGTCCCTTGAGGCCGTTCTGCGGATCGTCGAATTCCTGAATGAGGCGCTGGTCGCGCTGCGCCATCGTGCCGTTCGGCGCGAAAATGCGGTACGCCGCCTCTTTCAGCGTCAGATTGCGGAAATCGGCCCGGCAATTGTCCCGGGCGTTGGAAGTGACCTGCAAAACGAGCTCCTGCAGCGGCCGGTCCGGACAGATGATTCTTTCATTGTATTGAAAATCATGATCGTATTGGCCGAAATAGGCGGACTGCTCCTTCAACTCGTAACCGTCGGCCGCTTTGCCGGTCACATTCAGCGCCAGATGCCGGTTCATCCAGCCGCCGGTTTCCGAAGCGTTCCGATAGGCGCATTCGCCGGACAGAATCAGCGGGGTCGCCTGCCGCTGCCGCAAGGCTAAGGTCAACTCACCGTTGCGGTCCTCTCCGGCGGCGATCGACAGCACGCCATCGGCGCTGACCTGTTCCGGTTTCACCCCCCAGGCCGTCCAATCCCTGCCGGCCAGCAAATCCGCCGCGCCTTCCACCGGCACGACCTCTTCGAAATAGATCAACGGCGACGGCTCGACCGCCTTTTCATTGACCGCCAGCACCCGCCCGGCCGGGTCCAGCCGCAACGCCACCCCGTTGTCGCTCCACAGCCGGATATCGCCATCCCGGCAAATGATGTTGCACTCGGTCAATTCTCCGCCGAACGCCAGCCAGCCGCCGGTCAACAGCAGAACGCCTATCAGTCGTTTCATGCCATCCTCCTATCTTATCATTATATTAATATTCCACCATCATAATCACATCATTTCATAGGATAGCAAAAAAAAGTCCATTTGTCAATAGGCGGGCGCAAAAAGATGAAAAATTTTTCAAGCCAGGCATCCGGCGGCTTCCGGTTTCCGGCGGATTGCCGGGACGGTCAAAACAGGGCGCAGACGGTCCGGCGCGTCAAAATGTCCGATTTCAATTGCAGGCCGCTTTTCCGCGTATCCCGTACAGTCAGCAAACCGGGCGGCAATTTCGCTTTGGAGACCACTTCCGCCGCCGCGGCCGGAAACGCCGCCAGCAAAGCGGGCCGGAAGGAACAACCCGGCTGATTTTCAAAGATCGCCGCATAGAACATTGCATTTTCCACCAGGTCCTGGAAGAAATGGCTGCCGAACGAAAGCTCCGGCATGATATGGCCGCCGTCATAGGAAACTTCGCCGATGGCCGCGACATTGCTGATTTCGGCGAAACTGACCGGCACGCCCAGTTCCGGCGAACTGGTTCCCCAGCGTCCCGGTCCGAGCAGCAACAGCCGGCTGCCGGTGCCGCCGAGCCGGCGGTTCACTTCGCCGATCACCCGCGCCACCTGGTATTTGACGCCGATTTCCGCCTCGTAATAGGCGGCGCAATCGACATTGATCACATAGTCGATCCGGAAATCCGCACCGCCGCCCATCGTATTGCCCTGCAGGGCAAACAATGTTTTTTCCGCCGCCACCGCCGGAATAGCGACTGCGGCCCCCTGCCCGCGGATCTGTAGCGGACGGCATTGCAACAGGTTGATGACGAAATGATTGTCCCGTGAAAAATTCGCCGTGAATTCAATGTCGACCGGATAGCGGTAGAAATCCTGTAACGTTTTCAAAATCATCGACATGTCCTGAATGAACACCGGATTGGCGACGATTTTGCCGCAATTGCAGAAAAAGACTTCCCGCCAGTTGCCGGCATCGCGGTAGAACGCTTCCGCCGCGGTGTCGTGCTCGAAAAGCAGCGTTTTCAGCCAGTCCGGCAAAGCGGCCGCCACCGCTGCCAGCGGTTTCGAAACCAGCGCATTGCTCCGCAGATCGAGCACATCAAGGTATTTCTGGGAAAATCGCGCCCGGTCGTCATCGCCGGCCACCGGCATTCGTTCCGGCGCATCCAGTGAAACGATGCGCGGATAATCCGATTCGGTCCGATCGACGGCACGGGTGCCGAGCCCGGCGACCAGCCGCAGCATGCCGGAATCCGGATCGATCGAATCGTGCCAGACGTAAGAGTTGTAGGAATAACCGACGCCGGCCGCGCACGGCAGGAAAAAATCGCCGTAACCGGAACCGGAGACCCGCTGCACCAGGATCGCCATCTGTTCGTCCTGTTTGTCCAGCCGGCGCTGCCGGCGGTAAGCCAGGGCGGAGTCGTCCATCGCGCTGGCATAAACGCGCCGGACCGCCGCCTCGAACAGTTCGAGCCGCTGGTCGGGCGACGCGGCATTGACGCAGAATACCGACTCATATTTGCCGGCAAAGGCGTTGCCGAAGCCATCCTCCAGCAGGCTGCTGGACCGGACAATGATCGGACTCTGGCCGAAATAATCAAGCATCCGGCGGAATTGCTCCCGGATACCGGCGGCAAACGAGCCGGTGACGATTTTTTCCCGCAGTTTGCCGGCAGCGGAGAAAAAGCCCTGCTCGGTGCGCTGCTCCAGGCGCAATTTCCACCAGCCGTTGGCCACCAGAAAGGAATAAAAGACGTCGGCGCCGATGTAAAACGAATCGTGCGGCTCAATCCGGCCGCGCTGTTCCGGCAAATTGTTTTCGATAATTTTGCGGGCCAGCAGCACGCCGACCGCTTTGCCGCCGATGGCGCCGGAACCGATCATCCGCTCTTTGATCTGCAGAAAATCGGCGATGGTAAACTGGCTCATGACCAGGCTGCGAATCCGGGCATCCCGGCCGATCAGCATCGTGCAGAGCTGTTCGCGCCGGCCGGCCGAATCCCGGCCCGCCGCCAGCTCCTGCCGGGCCTGCAGGAAAATCCGGTCCCAGTTGTCCAGGGAACAATCGACCGGGTTGACGCCCTGGCGATGCATGATCGTATAAAACTGCCCGGCTTCCACCGAATCGGTCAGCGGCCGCATCTCGGCGCCGGCGTTCAGAATCCGGTGCGGCAGGAACATCGATTGCCCGTAACGGTTCCAGACTTTGAGCGGATGGACAAAACGCGCACCGTCGCCGCTGAAGACATCCAGCAGCAACTGGGTGGTGTCGCGAATCCGGGCGATCGTTTCAAACGAGTGAAAGTTGCGCAGGATGGCAAAAAAGGCGACGGTATTGAGTTCGAACAAGTAGGGACAGGTCACCTGGAAAAAATTTCCCATCATCAAATCCGATGCCCAGGCGGTCTGCAGATCGGAGAGACAATCGAAAACATAAAAGGCGTCGCCCCCTTCGCGGCTGATCACTTCATGGACCTTGACGGTAAATGACTCAAACCCTTCCTCCGGCGGATCGAACGGCCAGATTTTGACGCCCGGCCGTTCGGTCAGCAGAGGCGGATGATCGGCAAAACGCATGTAATTGACGGTCCGCCCCTCGGCGAGCCGCTGGGCGACGAACGGCTCAACGAAGAATAAATACTCTTCCAAATCGGCCAGTTGCCAGACGACGTTGTCCCCCATCCGGATCGAATCGACAATCGCATCAAATCCCGGCAAACCGGACCTGACCCGTTCAAAACTGGGCATGGCTTCCTCTCCTGCATCAAAAATTACACTGTCGGCGAAAGTATAATCCGTCCTTTGCCGTTTTGCCAGCCGCCGGCGATATTTTTCGCTTTTTTCGGTCGTCCTCTTCCCGGACCGGCGGCCGGCCATACGGCGCCGCCTCAGCCCTGCTGAAGATAATTGGTGGTGGACGGGAAGGCAAATTCGAGTTTTTCGGCGTTGAAGCGTTCGAGGATTTCCAGATTGACCGCTTCCCGCTCGATCAGAAACTGTCCCCAATCGGCCGGATCGTACCAGACGACGACGGCGATGTTCAGCGACCAGTCGCGGAATTCGGTAAAGCGGATCACCGGCGGATGTTTTTCGGTATAGAAGCCCGGATGGCGTTTGAAAATCTCATCGAGCAACGCGCAGGCTTTCCGCATTTGCGCCGCGGAAGTGCTGTAAACCAATCCGATGTCGAACGCATATTTGATGAACGGCCGCTCGGTGACATTTTCCACCACCGCGTCGGCAACCGTGCTGTTCGGCAAGGTATAAAGGTTGCCGTCCAGCGACCGGATCCGGGTGCTGCGGAAACCGACCGCTTCGACGACGCCGTCCACCGCGTTGATTTTCACCCGGTCGCCAACCGTGAACGGGTGGTCGATGAGGATCATCACCGAACCGAAAAAATTGGCGATGGTGCTTTGCGCGGCAAAAGCAATCGCCAACCCGGCGACGCCGGCGCTGGCCAGGATGGCGTTGATGTTGATGTCGAGGACGTCTTTCAAGATGAAAAGCAGCAGAATGGCAAACGAAATTACATTGATGCCGCGGCGCACCATCGTGATGAGCAGGAACCCCATCATATTGTTTTTGGCGCGGGCGCGGGTCTCGCCGTAACGGCACATGGAATTGCCGAGGCTGAACAGCGCCCAGATCACGCTGAGCACGACGAAGAACCCGGATATCTTAGCCGCCAGGATGTTTTCCGGATCGACGAAAGTCAACTGTTCGAAACTGTAGCGCATCCCGGTGGCGAACACGCACAGGCCGATCGGCCAGAACAAGCCCCGGACGATGAGCCGGACCAGCAGGTCATTGTTGCCGGAGCGGTTGCAGCAGAAGCGCACCAACCGGCCGATCAGAAAATTGAACACGAATACCGCCAGCACCGACAGGACAAAACCGACCCCGAAACGGGCCAGTTCCGTTTTATGCCGGAAAAACCATTTGACATCCTCCTGTTTGGTCAAGTCCAACTGGACAAAACCGTTGGCTGCCGTCACCCGGGCCGGCCGGCCGTCGTCATTCGCCGCGACCGGCAGTTCCGCCGCGGCTGCCGCACCGGCCGCGGCGGCGTTCCGGCCATTTTCCCCGATCCCCGCCCAGCAAAGGCAGAAACAACAAATCAGCACCGACACAACTTTTTTCATATCAACTCCTTGCTTTACGGGTAAAATATACTCCGGATTGCCGGCGAAGGCAAATGGCCGGCGCGTACAGTTGCCATTCGAAGCTTCCGCCGCTTCAACCAACCGGGCTATATTTTGGCGGAAAGGAGAAGGCCGTTCCCAAAAGATGACATTTGCATATTGCAATTGCATGAAAAATATGATATCGTTCACCCGGTAATGCCGCAATCACTCAGATTTGAATAAAAGTTTCAGAAATTTATACGAAGCAGGAAGGATAAATCATGATGAAACGGATTTGGTTGCTGTTGTTCCTCACGCTGTTGCTGTCGCCGCCCGCCGCCCCGGCCGGGCAGTATCCTTTGCCCGGCCGGGATATCTTGAAACTGGAAAGCTCGGATGTACGGCCGGCAGTGTTGAATCGGCAATGGTTCTGGATTGCCGGCACGCCGGCCGAAGGCTGGCAGGACGCCGTGCCGGCCAACGCGACACCGGTACAGTTGACGAAAAGCCGCATCGATCTCGACGCCGTCACCGGCCGGCAGAATCCGGAAGGGGCCGAAGGGGTTCTCTACAACGAATTTGAAGCCGATGAAGACGGCATCATGCAGCTCGGCATCGGCTGCGACTGGTGGTTCGAAGCCTTCTGCAACGGCATTCCGTGCTATACCACCTTTCCCGGCGGCAACGATTCCCCGGCTTATGTGCCGGCGGACCATCCATTCCTTATCCCGGTCAAAGCCGGCAGAAACCGACTGGCGGTCCGGGTCCGGCGGGGCAGCCAGAGCTGGCAGTTCGCCTGCGGGATGGCTCCGTTCCGCCTGCCGGAAATGGCGGCAATCCAGTACGGGCCCTGGCTCAGCAATCCCGACGCCGGCAGAATGAGCATCCGTTTCGGCACCGCCGGCCACATCGGTTCCGGGATCGAATTCCGCCGGCACGGCGGCAGCGACGACTGGCAATGCCGGTGGGATCAGCGCCACGGCCAGATCCTGCGCCGGAAATTTCACGCGATCCACCTTCCTAATCTCGAGGAAGGCGCCCGCTACGACTACCGGGTGGTCATGATTGATCCGGACCAGCCGGAACAGAAACTTTATGGCGACACCCATCCCTTCCGCGTTCCCGATTCCCGACAGACCGATTTCAGTTTCTTCTTCACCGCCGATCTGCAGTTTCCGCCGGAGCAGCAACTGGAAACACTCGACCGGCTGCTGGCCGCCGCCGGCGGCGAAAACTGCGATTTCCTCGTCTTCGGCGGTGACATCGGTTCAAATTTCGACAGCATCGAAAACGATCTGCTCAAACTGTCGATCAGCCGCCTGGTCGAACACGGCGGCGCCGAACGGCCGTTGGTCATGCTGCGCGGCAACCATGAATTGCGCGGCAAGGAAGCGGACCGCTTTCTCGATTACTTCGGTACGCCGGAAGGGCATTCCTACGATATTTTCCGCTTCGGCGACACCGCATTCCTGATGCTTGACGCCTGGGAGGACAAACCCGCCGCCAGCCAGGAAGCCGCTTACTGCAAATACAATCTCGACGAGTTGTTTTTCCAGGAGCAGGAAGCATTTCTGGCCGAGGCGCTCGCGTCCGAGAAGTGGCTCTCCGCCAAACGCCATATCGTCCTCGCCCACGGCGCGCCTTATTCCCACAACGAGGACTACATGCCGCAGATGCTGCGGAAACTGACCAATCCGTACTTCGGCGGGCAAACGCCGCCGCACCGCCTGAATCTCTGGCTCGCCGCCCACACCCATCGCTATTCGCGCAGCATTCCGGGCACCAATATTATCGCCGCGCCGGAAGCGCCTCCCAGGCCGCAGCGGGACGGGGAAAATTACCGCTATCCGGTGATGACCGGAGCCGGGCCGTCGCCTTATCGGCTTCAGGCCTCCGCTTTTCGGATCGACGCGACGGCAGACAAGCTCACCGTCAGCGCCTTTGCGCCGGACGGCAACTGCTTCGACAAAGTCGAGATCGCCAATGACGGCACCATCACCGAGCTGCTCCCGCTGCCGCATTTCGGTCAGCAGGAAAAACTGGACTGAAGACCGGGAAATCCCGCTGATTCGCCCGATAAGAATTTCAGCCCGCCTGCCGATTCCGCCGACCCGGAAAGTATCTTTTGCACTGTCTTTCGGCGCGGGCCTCTTCGTTGCGGCCCGCAGAATTGAAGCCGGCCCTGCCGCCTTCGGCAGAATTGCGGCAAAATCGGGCAACATCTCCGCCGCCGGAGGCGGCTTGTCATGATTGCAATCTCCCGGCGCCGATAAATGAAGCGATATTGCAGGTACCGGCAGTAAGCGCCGGAATAGCGCTGCCCGCCGGCCCGCGCCCGGACACGCTCCGGGGCGGGCGGGCGGGTGGCTTACGGCTCGACAAAGCGGCAATAATCGCCATCGACCCGGCCGCCGCCGTCCAGATTCGGCTGAACAAAGATCTGCAGGGTCTTGTCGCTGTCACCCTGGTAATAGATCACCTTCATGCGGTGCAGTCCGGCCTCCAGCAGAATCCGGCCATAAGAGGTCGGCCAGGCCCAGCGGGAGGCGTCATGATTGACCACCATTTGATCGCCGATATAGAGGACCGAACCGTCGTCGGAATTGACGGTGAACGCATAATTCCCTTTGACCGGCGCGTAGAAGAAGCCCTCATAGACAATACCGAACTCATTTTCCGGCAGGCCGGCCAAATTGATATTCGGGCCGTTGCCGACAGTCTGCAGCAGGAATTCGCCGTTGCGGTCGACTTCCGCCGCTTCGTTGAATTTGCCGGCATAGACCGTCGCCTGCAGACCGTGCGGTAACTTGTCGGCTTCCACCGCCGACAGATCGGCCGGACGCGGCGTCGCTTTCTGCAGCTTCGAAGTGCTCAGGACTCCCCAGCCGGTGTTCGGCAATTTGATCCGGCGGTTGAAGGTCGTATCGGCGGTAAAGACGATATCCTCACCGGCGTATTTCTGCGCCGTCGCCGATTCGCGGGGATCGCTGCCGTCCAGCGTATAGTACAATTCATACCCTTCCGGGACCTCGCCGTAATTGACGACGAACCGCTCATCGAACAGAAATTCCTCCGGCATCTCCGGCGCCGCATAACGCGCTGCGGCTTTCTGCGCATCATAATAGCAATAATGCTGCATCATCCGCTGCTGGAAATCCGGAAAATTCAACCGTTCCGGCGGCGTCCAGGCCACTTCCGCCAGCGCCGCCAGCCGCGGCAGCAGGGCATACTGCAGGCGGGGATACTTATAAATATGCTCGCTCCAGAAATTGGCCTGCAAACCGATGATGTGCTTTACCAGTTCCGGCGGCAAACCGAAGGTCGGATCCATCGCATAGACCCGCTGCATGGTAACCAGGCCGCCGCCGGAGGTCGGCTCTTCCGGCCCCTTTCCCTGCGCATAGTCGAAATAGAGCTGGGTGAAAGGCGCCATGATGGCATCATTGCCCTGTTTGGCCGCCTTGATGCCGCCCATGTCCGCCCGCCAGCCGGTCACCGTCGCCTTGTCCGGCAAACCGCTCTCGACCAGGTCGTCCCAGACGATAATTTTCCGGCCGTGTTCTTCCCCGAACTTAACCATCCGGTCCATGAAATAATGCTTCAGCGCCTTGGTATCACTCAATCCGTTGTCCGCCATTCGCTTCTGGCATTTCGGACAATTCTGCCAGCGAACGGTCGGACACTCATCGCCGCCGATATGGATGTATTTCGACGGAAACAGCTCCAGTACCTCCGTCAATACATCGGTCAAAAAAGTGAACGTATCTTCGTTGCCGGCGCAATAGATGTCCTCCGACACGCCCCAGGTCGTCCAGACATGGTAGGGGCCGCCGGTGCAGCCGAATTCCGGATAAGCGGTCAGCGCCGCCGAAGAGTGTCCCGGCATTTCAATTTCCGGGATGATCTCGATCTGCCGTTCTTTGGCATAGGCGACGATGTCGCGGACCTGATCCTGCGTGTAAAAGTGCGGACCGTAGGGATTGCCGTCAATCCAGCCCCATTCCTCGGATTCACCGCGTACGGCGGCGATTTCCATCAATTTCGGATACTTCTTGATTTCCAGCCGCCAGCCCTGATCGTCGGTCAAATGCCAATGCAGCCAGTTGAGTTTGTAGAACGCCATGAGGTCCAGCACTTTTTTGACTTCATCGGCAGAGATGAAGTGACGGCAGACATCCAGCATGATGCCGCGGTGCGCCATGTTCGGACGGTCGACAATTTCAGTCTGCGACAACTCCAGAGTACCGGTTTCCGGATTCCAGCCTTCGTACCACAACTGCCGGACCGTCTGTGTTCCCCAGAACAGTCCGGCCGGAGTCTGGCCTGTCAATTTGATGCCGTCCGGCCCGATCGACAAT harbors:
- a CDS encoding PEP/pyruvate-binding domain-containing protein codes for the protein MPSFERVRSGLPGFDAIVDSIRMGDNVVWQLADLEEYLFFVEPFVAQRLAEGRTVNYMRFADHPPLLTERPGVKIWPFDPPEEGFESFTVKVHEVISREGGDAFYVFDCLSDLQTAWASDLMMGNFFQVTCPYLFELNTVAFFAILRNFHSFETIARIRDTTQLLLDVFSGDGARFVHPLKVWNRYGQSMFLPHRILNAGAEMRPLTDSVEAGQFYTIMHRQGVNPVDCSLDNWDRIFLQARQELAAGRDSAGRREQLCTMLIGRDARIRSLVMSQFTIADFLQIKERMIGSGAIGGKAVGVLLARKIIENNLPEQRGRIEPHDSFYIGADVFYSFLVANGWWKLRLEQRTEQGFFSAAGKLREKIVTGSFAAGIREQFRRMLDYFGQSPIIVRSSSLLEDGFGNAFAGKYESVFCVNAASPDQRLELFEAAVRRVYASAMDDSALAYRRQRRLDKQDEQMAILVQRVSGSGYGDFFLPCAAGVGYSYNSYVWHDSIDPDSGMLRLVAGLGTRAVDRTESDYPRIVSLDAPERMPVAGDDDRARFSQKYLDVLDLRSNALVSKPLAAVAAALPDWLKTLLFEHDTAAEAFYRDAGNWREVFFCNCGKIVANPVFIQDMSMILKTLQDFYRYPVDIEFTANFSRDNHFVINLLQCRPLQIRGQGAAVAIPAVAAEKTLFALQGNTMGGGADFRIDYVINVDCAAYYEAEIGVKYQVARVIGEVNRRLGGTGSRLLLLGPGRWGTSSPELGVPVSFAEISNVAAIGEVSYDGGHIMPELSFGSHFFQDLVENAMFYAAIFENQPGCSFRPALLAAFPAAAAEVVSKAKLPPGLLTVRDTRKSGLQLKSDILTRRTVCALF
- a CDS encoding mechanosensitive ion channel family protein; amino-acid sequence: MKKVVSVLICCFCLCWAGIGENGRNAAAAGAAAAAELPVAANDDGRPARVTAANGFVQLDLTKQEDVKWFFRHKTELARFGVGFVLSVLAVFVFNFLIGRLVRFCCNRSGNNDLLVRLIVRGLFWPIGLCVFATGMRYSFEQLTFVDPENILAAKISGFFVVLSVIWALFSLGNSMCRYGETRARAKNNMMGFLLITMVRRGINVISFAILLLFILKDVLDININAILASAGVAGLAIAFAAQSTIANFFGSVMILIDHPFTVGDRVKINAVDGVVEAVGFRSTRIRSLDGNLYTLPNSTVADAVVENVTERPFIKYAFDIGLVYSTSAAQMRKACALLDEIFKRHPGFYTEKHPPVIRFTEFRDWSLNIAVVVWYDPADWGQFLIEREAVNLEILERFNAEKLEFAFPSTTNYLQQG
- a CDS encoding metallophosphoesterase codes for the protein MMKRIWLLLFLTLLLSPPAAPAGQYPLPGRDILKLESSDVRPAVLNRQWFWIAGTPAEGWQDAVPANATPVQLTKSRIDLDAVTGRQNPEGAEGVLYNEFEADEDGIMQLGIGCDWWFEAFCNGIPCYTTFPGGNDSPAYVPADHPFLIPVKAGRNRLAVRVRRGSQSWQFACGMAPFRLPEMAAIQYGPWLSNPDAGRMSIRFGTAGHIGSGIEFRRHGGSDDWQCRWDQRHGQILRRKFHAIHLPNLEEGARYDYRVVMIDPDQPEQKLYGDTHPFRVPDSRQTDFSFFFTADLQFPPEQQLETLDRLLAAAGGENCDFLVFGGDIGSNFDSIENDLLKLSISRLVEHGGAERPLVMLRGNHELRGKEADRFLDYFGTPEGHSYDIFRFGDTAFLMLDAWEDKPAASQEAAYCKYNLDELFFQEQEAFLAEALASEKWLSAKRHIVLAHGAPYSHNEDYMPQMLRKLTNPYFGGQTPPHRLNLWLAAHTHRYSRSIPGTNIIAAPEAPPRPQRDGENYRYPVMTGAGPSPYRLQASAFRIDATADKLTVSAFAPDGNCFDKVEIANDGTITELLPLPHFGQQEKLD
- a CDS encoding family 20 glycosylhydrolase codes for the protein MNWRWKSTICVVAALGMFSVEAEVSETVRVIPQVAEAHAGAGNVVWQKAKLPVVSLAAEATDEMVRIADLLAGQLDLKVGEAAEGQLKIELALEDFDENPEAYRLSIGPDGIKLTGQTPAGLFWGTQTVRQLWYEGWNPETGTLELSQTEIVDRPNMAHRGIMLDVCRHFISADEVKKVLDLMAFYKLNWLHWHLTDDQGWRLEIKKYPKLMEIAAVRGESEEWGWIDGNPYGPHFYTQDQVRDIVAYAKERQIEIIPEIEMPGHSSAALTAYPEFGCTGGPYHVWTTWGVSEDIYCAGNEDTFTFLTDVLTEVLELFPSKYIHIGGDECPTVRWQNCPKCQKRMADNGLSDTKALKHYFMDRMVKFGEEHGRKIIVWDDLVESGLPDKATVTGWRADMGGIKAAKQGNDAIMAPFTQLYFDYAQGKGPEEPTSGGGLVTMQRVYAMDPTFGLPPELVKHIIGLQANFWSEHIYKYPRLQYALLPRLAALAEVAWTPPERLNFPDFQQRMMQHYCYYDAQKAAARYAAPEMPEEFLFDERFVVNYGEVPEGYELYYTLDGSDPRESATAQKYAGEDIVFTADTTFNRRIKLPNTGWGVLSTSKLQKATPRPADLSAVEADKLPHGLQATVYAGKFNEAAEVDRNGEFLLQTVGNGPNINLAGLPENEFGIVYEGFFYAPVKGNYAFTVNSDDGSVLYIGDQMVVNHDASRWAWPTSYGRILLEAGLHRMKVIYYQGDSDKTLQIFVQPNLDGGGRVDGDYCRFVEP